One segment of Micromonospora parathelypteridis DNA contains the following:
- a CDS encoding serine/threonine-protein kinase, whose translation MTAPQRIGPYAIERLLGVGSFATVWLGYDPVLDAHVAIKVLAENWSHDLRVRERFRDEFRLLRRLEHDRLVRVHAVGELPDGRPYAVLAWADGGSLRDRLAAGPISGPAALRLLGEVCAGVTVLHRHGVVHRDLTPGNILFHSVGARPGVERVLIADLGLAKALAAASGLTARAGTPGYMAPEQDDPGAVIDTRADVYGLGRLGIRLLAADPLRVASDPPRSASPLRIRDGVPVRVAAVLIRATAHRPADRYPDAAALHAALERAVNPVRPPPSPRPPARRRCRLPRAGAAVVAVVVLGGAGAEPGGTGSGRPGGGTYTAGPLTVTLPDGWSAAGTTWAGQYGVDGEAEPALVMSPQPRRWAADPRVPGAFVGFSATAAARTTPAGFLAERTHGDCTSAPARTIRQAGVEWTVVAYRCDRGRPRIVESAGRHPGRGALLYVQIVPPVDSGPDFVDTLLAGVRVR comes from the coding sequence GTGACGGCTCCGCAGCGGATCGGGCCCTACGCCATCGAACGGCTGCTGGGCGTCGGTTCGTTCGCGACGGTCTGGCTGGGCTACGACCCGGTGCTCGACGCGCACGTGGCAATCAAGGTGCTGGCCGAGAACTGGAGCCACGACCTGCGGGTCCGGGAACGCTTCCGGGACGAGTTCCGGCTGCTGCGGCGGCTGGAGCACGATCGGTTGGTCCGGGTGCACGCCGTCGGTGAGTTGCCCGACGGCCGGCCGTACGCGGTGCTGGCCTGGGCGGACGGGGGGAGCCTGCGGGACCGGTTGGCCGCCGGTCCGATCTCCGGCCCGGCGGCGCTGCGCCTGCTCGGCGAGGTCTGCGCGGGCGTGACCGTGCTGCACCGGCACGGCGTCGTGCACCGCGATCTCACCCCGGGCAACATCCTGTTCCACTCCGTCGGCGCGCGTCCGGGCGTCGAACGGGTGTTGATCGCCGACCTCGGTCTGGCCAAGGCGCTCGCCGCCGCCTCCGGCCTCACCGCCAGGGCCGGCACCCCGGGTTACATGGCGCCGGAGCAGGACGACCCGGGCGCGGTGATCGACACCCGCGCCGACGTGTACGGGCTCGGTCGGCTCGGGATCCGTCTGCTCGCTGCGGATCCCCTGCGCGTCGCTTCCGACCCGCCCCGATCGGCCAGCCCTCTTCGAATACGCGACGGCGTGCCGGTGCGGGTGGCGGCGGTGCTCATCCGGGCGACCGCTCATCGTCCGGCCGACCGGTATCCGGACGCGGCCGCGCTGCACGCCGCGCTGGAACGTGCCGTCAACCCCGTACGGCCGCCGCCGTCGCCCCGGCCGCCGGCTCGTCGCCGGTGCCGGTTGCCGCGGGCCGGAGCGGCCGTCGTGGCCGTCGTCGTGCTGGGTGGCGCGGGCGCCGAGCCGGGCGGCACCGGGTCCGGACGACCCGGCGGTGGCACGTACACCGCCGGGCCGCTCACCGTGACGTTGCCGGACGGCTGGTCGGCCGCCGGTACGACGTGGGCCGGTCAGTACGGCGTCGACGGCGAAGCGGAACCGGCGCTGGTGATGTCGCCGCAGCCCCGCCGCTGGGCCGCCGACCCCCGGGTGCCCGGCGCGTTCGTCGGCTTCTCCGCCACGGCGGCGGCGCGCACCACGCCCGCCGGGTTCCTGGCCGAGCGCACGCACGGCGACTGCACGTCCGCGCCGGCCCGCACCATCCGGCAGGCGGGCGTCGAGTGGACCGTGGTGGCGTACCGCTGTGACCGGGGCCGGCCGCGGATCGTTGAGTCGGCCGGGCGGCACCCCGGCCGCGGCGCTCTTCTGTATGTGCAGATCGTGCCACCGGTCGACAGTGGGCCCGACTTCGTGGACACGCTGCTCGCCGGCGTGCGGGTGCGGTGA
- a CDS encoding RNA polymerase sigma factor gives MPDADDIDALARSAARGDPAALDALLLAVRPEVLRLCARFLPSREDAEEACQDTLVALARGITRFEGRSSFRTWLHRLTANRARSTYRTLRRRWRLEAGGVPLPEQADPRRTSVVAGTRLDLLDAFDAVRPDLAEVVALRDVLGLSYPEIAALLDVPVGTVKSRLHLARRQVRQHLGAE, from the coding sequence ATGCCCGACGCGGACGACATCGATGCCCTGGCCCGGTCCGCCGCCCGCGGTGACCCGGCGGCACTGGACGCCCTGCTGCTCGCGGTACGCCCCGAGGTGCTGCGGCTGTGCGCGCGGTTCCTGCCCAGCCGGGAGGACGCCGAGGAGGCCTGCCAGGACACGTTGGTGGCCCTGGCCAGGGGTATCACCCGGTTCGAGGGACGCTCCTCGTTCCGCACCTGGCTGCACCGGCTGACCGCCAACCGGGCCCGCTCGACGTACCGCACGCTGCGCCGCCGCTGGCGGCTGGAGGCCGGCGGCGTACCGCTGCCCGAACAGGCCGACCCGCGGCGGACCAGCGTGGTCGCCGGCACCCGCCTCGACCTGCTCGACGCCTTCGATGCCGTCCGCCCCGACCTCGCCGAGGTGGTGGCCCTTCGCGACGTGCTCGGGCTGAGCTATCCCGAGATCGCCGCACTGCTCGACGTGCCGGTGGGCACGGTGAAGTCCCGGCTGCACCTGGCCCGACGGCAGGTCCGGCAACACCTCGGCGCCGAATGA
- a CDS encoding L-threonylcarbamoyladenylate synthase, with translation MARYYDVHPENPQPRIIGQVADLIRGGGLVAYPTDSCYALGIQLGNQDGLDRIRQIRQLDDRHHFTLVCRDFAQLGQFVQISNSVFRLVKASTPGSYTFILPATREVPRRMLHPKKRTVGVRVPRHTVTQALLAELAEPLVSSTLVLPGDDEPMTQGWEIKERLDHQLDAVLDAGDCGKEPTTVIDLSGPEPEILRRGAGDVSRFE, from the coding sequence ATGGCCAGGTACTACGACGTGCACCCGGAGAACCCACAGCCCCGGATCATCGGCCAGGTCGCCGACCTGATCCGCGGTGGCGGGCTGGTCGCCTACCCCACCGACTCCTGCTACGCGCTCGGCATCCAGCTGGGCAACCAGGACGGGCTGGACCGGATCCGCCAGATCCGCCAGCTCGACGATCGGCACCACTTCACCCTGGTCTGCCGCGACTTCGCGCAGCTCGGCCAGTTCGTCCAGATCAGCAACTCGGTCTTCCGCCTGGTGAAGGCGTCCACCCCGGGCAGCTACACCTTCATCCTGCCGGCCACCCGAGAGGTGCCGCGCCGGATGCTGCACCCCAAGAAGCGCACCGTCGGTGTCCGCGTACCCCGGCACACCGTCACCCAGGCGCTGCTGGCCGAGCTGGCCGAGCCGCTGGTGTCGAGCACCCTGGTCCTGCCCGGGGACGACGAGCCGATGACCCAGGGGTGGGAGATCAAGGAACGCCTCGACCACCAGCTCGACGCGGTGCTCGACGCCGGCGACTGTGGCAAGGAGCCGACGACCGTGATCGACCTGTCCGGGCCCGAGCCGGAGATCCTGCGCCGGGGCGCCGGGGACGTGTCCCGCTTCGAGTAG
- the dnaE gene encoding DNA polymerase III subunit alpha yields the protein MADSFAHLHVHTEYSMLDGAARLKDLFVEAKRLGMSAVAITDHGNMHGANDFYNQAMAAGITPILGVEAYVAPESRYHKARVKWGRPEQKSDDVSGNGAITHKTMWAKNAQGLKNLFTLNSRASMEGHYIKWPRMDMELIAEYAEGIMATTGCPSGAVQTRLRLGQFDEALKVAATYQDIFGKDNYFVEIMDHGLSIETRVREGLTDIARKLNIPPVVTNDSHYTVEEQATAHDVLLCVQTASNIDDPNRFRLEGGGYFIKSADQMRAVDSSELWQEGCRNTLLVAEKVDPTGMFEFHNLMPRFPVPEGETEESWFRKETFAGLGRRYPNGIPEGHVVQAEYELGVINQMGFPSYFLVVADFIQWAKNQGIAVGPGRGSAAGSLVAYALGITDLDPIQHGLIFERFLNPERVSMPDVDIDFDERRRGEVIKYVTDKWGEDKVAQIATFGTIKAKAAIKDSARVLGFPYAVGDRITKAMPPAVMGKDIPLTGIFDTKHPRYAEAGEIRGLYDSDPDVRKVIDTAKGIEGLIRQTGVHAAGVIMSAEPIIEHIPLMRRDADGAIITQFDYPTCESLGLLKMDFLGLRNLTIIDDAVKNIELNHGLKLDLLALPLDDPGAYELLARGDTLGVFQLDGGPMRSLLRLMKPDNFEDISAVLALYRPGPMGVDSHTNYALRKNGLQEITPIHPELEEPLREILAPTHGLIVYQEQVQRAAQILAGYTLGQADLLRRAMGKKKKEILDKEFIPFRDGCRERGYSDEAIQAVWDVLVPFAGYAFNKAHSAAYGLVSYWTAYLKAHYPAEYMAGLLTSVGDDKDKMALYLAECRRMRIQVLPPDVNTSAGPFTPVGSDIRFGLAAVRNVGANVVASIMRCREEKSDYTDFYDFLSKVDAVVCNKKTIESLIKAGAFDSMAHPRKGLLAVHADAIDAYADVKRKEAVGQYDLFGAGFGDGDTGSTTVMPTIGDSEWDKRDKLAFEREMLGLYVSDHPLFGLEHILNAAADTTIAALAEEGGVPDGAVVTLAGILSGVQRRVTKQGRAWASATLEDLAGGVETLFFPNTYEVIGQYIAEDAIVVVKGRVDRRDDTPRIMAMDMSMPDVSTSATNKPVTLTIPVHRCTPPLVERLKETLVLHPGDTEVHVKLQNGGRTTTLRLGPFRVAATTALMGDLKSVLGPANVS from the coding sequence ATGGCCGACTCGTTCGCGCATCTGCACGTGCACACCGAGTATTCGATGCTCGACGGAGCGGCCCGCCTCAAGGACCTGTTCGTCGAGGCCAAGCGGCTCGGTATGTCCGCGGTGGCGATCACCGACCACGGCAACATGCACGGCGCGAACGACTTCTACAACCAGGCGATGGCTGCCGGGATCACCCCGATCCTGGGCGTCGAGGCGTATGTGGCGCCGGAGTCGCGCTATCACAAGGCGCGGGTCAAGTGGGGTCGGCCGGAGCAGAAGAGCGACGACGTCTCCGGTAACGGCGCGATCACCCACAAGACGATGTGGGCGAAGAACGCGCAGGGCCTGAAGAACCTGTTCACCCTCAACTCGCGCGCGTCCATGGAGGGGCACTACATCAAGTGGCCCCGGATGGACATGGAGCTGATCGCCGAGTACGCCGAGGGGATCATGGCCACCACCGGCTGCCCGTCCGGCGCGGTGCAGACCCGGCTGCGGTTGGGCCAGTTCGACGAGGCGCTCAAGGTCGCCGCCACGTACCAGGACATCTTCGGCAAGGACAACTACTTCGTTGAGATCATGGACCATGGTCTCTCCATCGAGACCCGGGTCCGTGAAGGGCTCACCGACATCGCCCGCAAGCTGAACATCCCGCCGGTGGTCACCAACGACTCGCACTACACGGTCGAGGAGCAGGCCACCGCGCACGACGTGCTGCTCTGTGTGCAGACCGCCAGCAACATTGACGACCCCAACCGGTTCCGCCTCGAGGGTGGCGGTTACTTCATCAAGAGCGCCGACCAGATGCGCGCGGTGGACTCGTCGGAGCTGTGGCAGGAGGGCTGCCGCAACACGTTGCTGGTCGCCGAGAAGGTCGACCCGACCGGCATGTTCGAGTTCCACAACCTGATGCCGCGCTTCCCGGTGCCCGAGGGGGAGACCGAGGAGTCCTGGTTCCGCAAGGAGACGTTCGCCGGTCTGGGCCGCCGCTACCCGAACGGCATCCCGGAGGGGCACGTCGTCCAGGCGGAGTACGAGCTGGGCGTCATCAACCAGATGGGCTTCCCGTCGTACTTCCTCGTGGTCGCCGACTTCATCCAGTGGGCGAAGAACCAGGGCATCGCGGTGGGTCCGGGTCGTGGTTCGGCCGCCGGCTCGCTCGTCGCGTACGCACTGGGCATCACCGACCTGGACCCGATCCAGCATGGGCTGATCTTCGAGCGGTTCCTCAACCCCGAGCGCGTGTCGATGCCGGATGTCGACATCGACTTCGACGAGCGTCGGCGCGGTGAGGTGATCAAGTACGTCACCGACAAGTGGGGCGAGGACAAGGTCGCCCAGATCGCCACCTTCGGCACGATCAAGGCGAAGGCCGCGATCAAGGACTCGGCCCGGGTGCTGGGTTTCCCGTACGCGGTCGGCGACCGGATCACCAAGGCGATGCCGCCGGCCGTGATGGGCAAGGACATCCCGCTCACCGGCATCTTCGACACGAAGCACCCCCGCTACGCCGAGGCCGGCGAGATCCGCGGCCTGTACGACTCCGACCCGGACGTCCGCAAGGTGATCGACACCGCCAAGGGCATCGAGGGGCTGATCCGACAGACCGGTGTGCACGCCGCCGGCGTCATCATGTCCGCCGAGCCGATCATCGAGCACATCCCGTTGATGCGCCGCGACGCCGACGGGGCGATCATCACGCAGTTCGACTACCCGACCTGCGAGTCGCTCGGGCTGTTGAAGATGGACTTCCTCGGCCTGCGCAACCTGACGATCATCGACGACGCGGTCAAGAACATCGAGCTCAACCACGGCCTCAAGCTCGACCTGCTGGCCCTGCCGCTGGACGACCCGGGCGCGTACGAGCTGCTGGCCCGCGGTGACACCCTGGGCGTGTTCCAGCTCGACGGTGGGCCGATGCGGTCGTTGCTGCGGTTGATGAAGCCGGACAACTTCGAGGACATCTCCGCCGTCCTGGCGCTGTACCGGCCCGGCCCGATGGGCGTCGACTCGCACACCAACTACGCGCTGCGTAAGAACGGCCTGCAGGAGATCACGCCGATCCACCCGGAGCTGGAGGAGCCGCTACGGGAGATCCTGGCGCCCACGCACGGCCTGATCGTCTACCAGGAGCAGGTGCAGCGCGCCGCGCAGATCCTCGCCGGCTACACCCTTGGTCAGGCGGACCTGCTGCGCCGGGCGATGGGTAAGAAGAAGAAGGAGATCCTCGACAAGGAGTTCATCCCGTTCCGGGACGGCTGCCGCGAGCGCGGCTACTCCGACGAGGCGATCCAGGCGGTGTGGGACGTCCTGGTGCCGTTCGCCGGGTACGCCTTCAACAAGGCGCACTCCGCCGCGTACGGCCTGGTCTCCTACTGGACCGCGTACCTCAAGGCGCACTACCCGGCCGAGTACATGGCTGGGCTGCTCACCTCCGTCGGAGACGACAAGGACAAGATGGCGCTCTACCTGGCCGAGTGTCGCCGGATGCGCATCCAGGTGCTGCCACCGGATGTGAACACGTCGGCCGGGCCGTTCACCCCGGTCGGCTCGGACATCCGTTTCGGTCTGGCCGCGGTGCGCAACGTCGGCGCGAACGTGGTCGCGTCGATCATGCGCTGCCGCGAGGAGAAGAGCGACTACACCGACTTCTACGACTTCCTGTCGAAGGTGGACGCGGTGGTCTGCAACAAGAAGACCATCGAATCGCTGATCAAGGCCGGCGCGTTCGACTCGATGGCGCACCCACGCAAGGGCCTGCTCGCGGTGCACGCCGACGCGATCGACGCGTACGCCGACGTCAAGCGCAAGGAGGCGGTCGGTCAGTACGACCTCTTCGGCGCCGGCTTCGGCGACGGCGACACCGGCAGCACGACGGTGATGCCGACCATCGGCGACAGCGAGTGGGACAAGCGCGACAAGCTGGCGTTCGAACGCGAGATGCTCGGCCTCTACGTCTCCGACCACCCGCTGTTCGGCCTGGAACACATTCTCAACGCGGCGGCCGACACCACCATCGCCGCGCTCGCGGAGGAGGGCGGGGTTCCCGACGGGGCGGTGGTCACTCTCGCCGGCATCCTCTCCGGGGTGCAGCGCCGGGTCACCAAGCAGGGCCGGGCCTGGGCGTCGGCCACGCTGGAGGACCTGGCCGGTGGGGTGGAGACGCTGTTCTTCCCCAACACCTACGAGGTGATCGGGCAGTACATCGCCGAGGACGCCATCGTGGTGGTCAAGGGCCGGGTGGACCGCCGTGACGACACACCCCGGATCATGGCGATGGACATGTCCATGCCGGACGTCAGCACCAGCGCCACCAACAAGCCGGTGACCCTCACCATCCCGGTGCACCGGTGCACGCCACCGCTGGTGGAGCGACTCAAGGAGACCCTGGTGCTGCACCCCGGCGACACCGAGGTGCACGTCAAGCTGCAGAACGGCGGGCGCACCACCACCCTGCGGCTGGGCCCGTTCCGGGTGGCGGCGACCACCGCGCTGATGGGTGACCTGAAGAGCGTTCTCGGCCCGGCCAACGTGAGCTGA
- the abc-f gene encoding ribosomal protection-like ABC-F family protein: MSDAFIVCSNLSFSWPDDTPVFSELSFTVPGGRTGLVAPNGAGKSTLLRLIAGELRPSDGSVTVDGLLGYLPQTLPLAGDLTVAEVLDVAKRIAALHAIESGDASEEHFATIGDDWDIEERTRAELDRLGLGDLSLDRRLHTLSGGQVVSLGLAAQLIRRPDVLLLDEPTNNLDLEARHKLYDVLTEWSGCLLLVSHDRELLDRMDRIAELDHGEIRWYGGNFTAYTEAVQAAREVAESNLRNAEQDVKREKREMQQARERADRRASNASKNLKNAGLPKIFAGTMKRNAQESAGKSHETHSARLGQAKARLDEAGRAVREDDRIVVDLPETTVPGGRTVFSGQGMRARFDDRELFGGDGADLVIRGPERIALTGANGAGKSTLLRLVNGDLDPAGGEIRRADARIAYLSQRLDLLDLDRTVAENFATYAPSLPDAKRMNLLARFLFRGARMNLPVGVLSGGERLRATLACVLCAEPAPQLLLLDEPTNNLDLVSVAQLESALSAYQGAFVVVSHDERFLAEIGVQRWLRLADGQLREIGAPDRV; encoded by the coding sequence ATGTCTGATGCGTTCATCGTCTGCTCGAACCTGTCTTTCTCCTGGCCGGACGACACCCCGGTCTTCTCGGAGCTGTCCTTCACCGTTCCCGGCGGTCGCACCGGCCTGGTCGCGCCCAACGGGGCGGGCAAGAGCACCCTGCTGCGGCTGATCGCCGGGGAGCTGCGGCCCAGCGACGGCAGCGTCACCGTCGACGGCCTGCTTGGCTACCTCCCGCAGACCCTGCCGCTGGCCGGCGACCTGACCGTGGCCGAGGTGCTCGACGTCGCCAAGCGGATCGCGGCGCTGCACGCCATCGAGTCCGGCGACGCCAGTGAGGAACACTTCGCCACGATCGGCGACGACTGGGACATCGAGGAGCGCACCCGCGCGGAACTGGACCGGCTCGGCCTGGGCGACCTGTCGCTCGACCGCCGGCTGCACACCCTCAGCGGTGGCCAGGTGGTGTCCCTCGGCCTGGCGGCGCAACTGATCCGGCGTCCGGACGTGCTGCTGCTCGACGAGCCGACCAACAACCTGGACCTGGAGGCCCGGCACAAGCTCTACGACGTCCTCACCGAGTGGTCCGGGTGTCTACTGCTGGTCAGCCACGACCGGGAGCTGCTCGACCGGATGGACCGCATCGCCGAGCTGGACCACGGCGAGATCCGCTGGTACGGGGGGAACTTCACCGCGTACACCGAGGCGGTGCAGGCGGCGCGGGAGGTGGCCGAGAGCAACCTGCGCAACGCCGAGCAGGACGTCAAGCGGGAGAAGCGGGAAATGCAGCAGGCCCGGGAACGGGCCGACCGGCGGGCCAGCAACGCCTCCAAGAACCTGAAGAACGCCGGGCTGCCGAAGATCTTCGCCGGCACCATGAAGCGCAACGCGCAGGAGTCCGCCGGAAAGTCTCACGAGACGCACTCCGCCCGACTCGGTCAGGCCAAGGCTCGGCTCGACGAGGCCGGCCGGGCGGTACGCGAGGACGACCGGATCGTCGTGGACCTGCCCGAGACCACCGTCCCCGGTGGTCGCACGGTCTTCTCCGGCCAGGGAATGCGAGCCCGCTTCGACGACCGGGAACTGTTCGGCGGCGACGGCGCCGACCTGGTGATCCGAGGGCCGGAACGGATCGCGCTCACCGGGGCGAACGGCGCCGGCAAGTCGACCCTGCTGCGTCTGGTCAACGGCGATCTCGACCCGGCCGGCGGCGAGATCCGGCGGGCCGACGCACGGATCGCGTACCTGTCGCAGCGGCTGGACCTGCTGGACCTCGATCGCACGGTGGCGGAGAACTTCGCCACGTACGCGCCGAGCCTGCCGGACGCGAAGCGGATGAACCTGCTCGCCCGGTTCCTGTTCCGGGGTGCCCGAATGAACCTGCCCGTCGGGGTGCTCTCCGGTGGCGAACGGCTGCGCGCCACCCTCGCCTGTGTGCTCTGCGCCGAGCCGGCGCCGCAACTGCTGCTGCTCGACGAGCCGACCAACAACCTGGACCTGGTCAGCGTTGCCCAGTTGGAGAGCGCACTGTCCGCGTACCAGGGTGCGTTCGTCGTGGTCAGCCACGACGAACGGTTCCTGGCCGAGATCGGCGTGCAGCGCTGGTTGCGGCTGGCCGACGGCCAGCTGCGGGAGATCGGGGCCCCCGACCGGGTCTGA
- a CDS encoding type II toxin-antitoxin system VapC family toxin — translation MSLVVLDTDVASAILRGRLPERLRARLVGKTPCITFVTLGELTKWTALRSWGPRKLADLAQWRSGIVLLPFDEAVAVTWGHLQARAQHRGRPRPTNDSWIAACCLVDRLPLATFNVKDYADFAEYDGLRLFDVS, via the coding sequence GTGAGCCTTGTCGTCCTCGACACTGACGTAGCGTCAGCCATCCTCCGGGGGCGGTTACCTGAACGTCTCCGTGCCCGTCTGGTCGGTAAAACGCCCTGCATCACCTTCGTGACACTCGGGGAGCTGACAAAGTGGACGGCACTGCGCAGTTGGGGGCCGCGCAAGCTCGCTGACCTCGCGCAGTGGCGGTCCGGGATCGTGCTGCTTCCCTTCGACGAGGCGGTGGCGGTGACCTGGGGGCATCTCCAGGCGAGGGCTCAGCACCGAGGGCGGCCTCGGCCGACCAATGACTCCTGGATCGCGGCGTGCTGCCTTGTCGATCGGTTACCGCTAGCGACGTTCAACGTCAAGGATTACGCCGACTTTGCCGAGTACGACGGGCTACGCCTCTTCGACGTTTCTTAG
- a CDS encoding response regulator produces the protein MTDIRVLVVEDEPLLAEAHSAYTERVRGFVVVGVAHTARAAMAALRANDGGDVDLVLLDFRLPDLHGLDVCRALRAAGSSVDVLAVTSARDLAVVRTAVSLGVTHYLLKPFTFAAFRDKLERYADYRAQALAEGEVAAQHEVDQMFATLRGTAGHSLPKGLDAQTLDRVRAALTDGTRTEVGLSATEVSGLTGISRVTARRYLEYLVTIDRVVRSPRYGTPGRPEVEYRPR, from the coding sequence ATGACCGACATCCGGGTACTGGTCGTCGAGGACGAGCCGCTGCTCGCCGAGGCGCACAGCGCGTACACCGAACGGGTTCGGGGTTTCGTGGTGGTCGGGGTGGCGCACACCGCGCGGGCGGCGATGGCGGCGCTGCGCGCCAACGACGGTGGCGACGTCGACCTCGTACTCCTTGATTTTCGGCTGCCCGACCTGCACGGCCTGGACGTCTGCCGGGCGTTGCGGGCGGCCGGCAGCAGCGTCGACGTGCTCGCGGTGACCAGCGCGCGGGACCTGGCGGTGGTGCGCACCGCGGTGTCTCTCGGGGTGACCCACTACCTGCTCAAACCGTTCACGTTCGCCGCGTTCCGCGACAAGCTGGAACGGTACGCGGACTACCGCGCGCAGGCCCTCGCCGAGGGCGAGGTAGCCGCCCAGCACGAGGTGGACCAGATGTTCGCCACCCTGCGTGGCACCGCCGGGCACAGCCTGCCCAAGGGGCTCGACGCGCAGACCCTCGATCGGGTACGCGCCGCGCTCACCGACGGAACCCGCACGGAGGTCGGCCTGTCGGCGACCGAGGTGAGCGGGCTGACCGGCATCTCCCGGGTGACCGCCCGCCGCTACCTCGAATATCTGGTGACCATCGACCGAGTGGTTCGCAGCCCCCGCTACGGCACCCCCGGCCGCCCCGAGGTCGAGTACCGACCCAGGTGA
- a CDS encoding ATP-binding protein — protein sequence MARRQWSIAGQLFALQAVVVTLLVLAGAAGAVWLARSDSQQAAEEEVLAVALTVAGSPDVRAALTTVDPASKLQPYAESTRKATATDFVVVMAPDRTRYSHPTRERIGEPFVGEIGPALAGHPFTTTNVGTLGESVRAVVPVYDEQQRIVGLVSVGITTRAIDRKLLGQLPVLLGVAAPALALAATGSWLLSRRLRRQTHGLGPAQMTRMYEYYDAVLHSVREGLVVLTVDRRVALVNDEGRRLLALDTDAPVIDQPVAGIDLPPAVAELLGSGRDARDEPILAGDRVLVANQRTTRFEGTVLGTVLTLRDQTELRTLASELDSVRALTEALQAQTHESANRLHTVLTLVELGRTDEAVRLGTRDLALAQQLTDRVVGAVTEPALAALLLGKSAQAGERGVDLIIDPDCRLDDSPLPTGDLLTVVGNLVDNALEAVAGMPAPRRVRVFVGAVDDELVVRVADSGPGLAPERVADAFRRGWSTKSTGRGLGLALVGQVVRRHGGSYEVARSDDGGSLFTVRLPGRGERS from the coding sequence GTGGCCCGACGTCAGTGGAGCATCGCGGGGCAGCTCTTCGCCCTCCAGGCGGTGGTGGTGACGCTGCTCGTGCTGGCCGGCGCGGCGGGCGCCGTCTGGCTGGCCCGCAGCGACTCCCAGCAGGCGGCTGAGGAGGAGGTGCTCGCGGTGGCGCTGACCGTGGCCGGCTCCCCCGACGTCCGCGCGGCCCTCACGACCGTCGACCCGGCCAGCAAACTCCAGCCGTACGCCGAATCGACCCGGAAGGCGACGGCCACCGACTTCGTGGTGGTGATGGCCCCCGACCGCACCCGCTACTCTCATCCGACCCGGGAGCGGATCGGCGAGCCGTTCGTCGGGGAGATCGGGCCCGCCCTGGCGGGCCACCCGTTCACCACCACAAACGTCGGCACGCTCGGTGAGTCGGTGCGCGCGGTGGTTCCGGTCTACGACGAGCAGCAGCGCATCGTCGGTCTGGTCTCGGTGGGCATCACCACCCGCGCGATCGACCGCAAGTTGCTCGGCCAGTTGCCGGTGCTGCTCGGTGTCGCCGCACCGGCTCTCGCGCTCGCCGCGACCGGCTCCTGGCTGCTCAGCCGCCGGCTGCGTCGCCAGACACACGGTCTGGGGCCAGCACAGATGACCCGGATGTACGAGTACTACGACGCGGTTCTGCACTCGGTGCGTGAAGGTCTCGTCGTGCTGACCGTCGACCGACGGGTGGCGCTGGTCAACGACGAGGGCCGCCGGCTGCTGGCGCTCGACACGGACGCACCGGTGATCGATCAGCCGGTGGCCGGGATCGACCTACCGCCCGCGGTGGCCGAGCTGCTCGGCTCCGGGCGCGACGCCCGCGACGAGCCGATCCTCGCCGGTGACCGGGTGCTCGTCGCCAACCAGCGGACCACCCGCTTCGAGGGCACGGTGCTCGGCACCGTGCTGACGCTGCGCGACCAGACCGAGCTGCGCACGCTGGCCAGTGAGCTGGATTCGGTGCGCGCGTTGACCGAGGCGTTGCAGGCGCAGACCCACGAGTCGGCCAACCGGCTGCACACCGTGCTCACGCTTGTGGAGTTGGGCCGCACCGACGAGGCCGTACGGCTCGGCACCCGGGACCTGGCGCTCGCCCAGCAGCTGACCGACCGGGTGGTCGGCGCGGTGACCGAACCGGCGTTGGCGGCGCTGCTGCTCGGCAAGTCCGCGCAGGCCGGCGAGCGCGGGGTCGACCTGATCATCGACCCGGACTGCCGTCTCGACGACAGCCCACTGCCGACCGGCGACCTGCTCACCGTGGTCGGCAACCTGGTCGACAACGCCCTGGAGGCGGTGGCCGGCATGCCGGCGCCACGCCGGGTGCGGGTCTTCGTCGGCGCTGTCGACGACGAGTTGGTGGTACGGGTCGCCGACAGCGGCCCGGGGCTGGCCCCGGAGCGGGTGGCCGACGCGTTCCGGCGCGGCTGGTCCACCAAGAGCACCGGACGGGGTCTCGGCCTGGCGCTGGTCGGGCAGGTGGTTCGCCGGCACGGCGGTAGCTACGAGGTGGCCCGCTCGGACGACGGCGGCAGCCTGTTCACCGTCCGGCTGCCGGGCCGCGGTGAACGGTCATGA